A portion of the Streptomyces sp. YPW6 genome contains these proteins:
- a CDS encoding VWA domain-containing protein, translating to MTEDLTGQSPGPVAGPSPAAPDPYENRRQVLYWRLLARLLDGEEQPALESASLGVVEDIGLPSALLDPGASLDSLVQRHPELAAEFDGLMTPEDATDGSRDRAAEVRRAALVSKVLLNVFATGSSAVSAEQLARWQSDAGWLERALGCPPGELRGGRTGGAGLDGGSLGPELAAIEADLVGRMRLREVLADPALAARLMPSMSLIEQLLRDKGNLSGVALANAKSLIRRYVDEVAEVLRTQVDKATVGELDRSVPPKRVFRNLDLDRTVWKNLTNWSPEEQRLYVDRLYYRHTVRRTAPQRLIVVVDQSGSMVDSMVNCTILASIFAGLPKVDVHLIAYDTRSIDLTPWVHDPFDVLLRTNLGGGNDGPVAMAMARPKIAEPKNTVMVWISDFYEFDRSQPLFEGIEAVHRSGVKFIPVGSVTSSGRQEVNPWFRERFKALGTPVVSGHINKLVHELKTFLT from the coding sequence ATGACCGAGGACCTCACCGGGCAGTCGCCCGGCCCCGTCGCCGGACCGTCCCCGGCCGCGCCCGACCCGTACGAGAACCGCCGTCAGGTGCTGTACTGGCGGCTCCTGGCCCGTCTCCTCGACGGTGAGGAGCAGCCCGCCCTGGAGTCGGCGAGCCTGGGGGTGGTCGAGGACATCGGTCTGCCGTCCGCGCTGCTGGATCCCGGAGCGTCGCTCGACTCGCTCGTGCAGCGCCATCCGGAGCTGGCAGCCGAGTTCGACGGGCTGATGACGCCGGAGGATGCCACGGACGGATCCCGTGACCGGGCGGCGGAGGTGCGGCGTGCCGCGCTGGTGTCGAAGGTGCTGCTCAATGTCTTCGCGACCGGTTCGAGCGCGGTGAGCGCCGAGCAGTTGGCGCGCTGGCAGTCCGACGCCGGGTGGCTGGAGCGTGCGCTGGGCTGTCCGCCGGGCGAGCTTCGCGGCGGGCGCACCGGAGGCGCGGGCCTGGACGGCGGCAGTCTCGGGCCGGAGCTGGCGGCGATCGAGGCGGACCTCGTGGGGCGCATGCGGTTGCGGGAGGTGCTGGCCGATCCGGCGCTGGCCGCGCGGCTGATGCCCAGCATGTCGCTGATCGAGCAGTTGCTGCGGGACAAGGGAAATCTGTCGGGTGTGGCCCTGGCCAACGCGAAGTCACTCATCCGCCGGTACGTCGACGAGGTGGCCGAGGTGCTGCGTACCCAGGTGGACAAGGCCACCGTGGGCGAGCTGGACCGTTCGGTGCCGCCCAAGCGCGTCTTCCGCAACCTCGACCTGGACCGCACCGTCTGGAAGAACCTCACCAACTGGAGTCCGGAGGAGCAGCGGCTGTATGTGGACCGCCTCTACTACCGGCACACCGTGCGCAGGACGGCGCCGCAGCGGTTGATCGTCGTGGTGGACCAGTCCGGCTCGATGGTCGACTCGATGGTGAACTGCACGATTCTCGCCTCCATCTTCGCCGGGCTGCCGAAGGTGGACGTCCATCTCATCGCCTACGACACCCGCTCGATCGACCTGACGCCGTGGGTGCACGACCCGTTCGACGTGCTGCTGCGCACGAATCTCGGCGGGGGGAACGACGGCCCCGTCGCGATGGCGATGGCGCGCCCGAAGATAGCCGAGCCCAAGAACACCGTCATGGTGTGGATCTCGGACTTCTACGAGTTCGACCGCTCCCAGCCGCTGTTCGAAGGCATCGAGGCCGTGCACCGCTCCGGGGTGAAGTTCATCCCCGTCGGCTCGGTGACCAGCTCCGGGCGGCAGGAGGTCAACCCGTGGTTCCGGGAGCGGTTCAAGGCCCTGGGCACACCCGTGGTCTCCGGGCACATCAACAAGCTCGTGCACGAACTCAAGACGTTCCTCACCTGA
- a CDS encoding AAA family ATPase, whose translation MSDVLRAPAETKYAEELDWLESIDDSPKPFSWRLSPKMVRLFVLGSERADGLDREIPQKWFGDRSFVERSIVTLASDRGLLLIGDPGTGKSWLAELLSAAISRNSTLVVQGTAGTTEDHIKYAWNVSMVIAKGQSRESMIPSPIMTAMETGAIGRFEELTRSTSDVQDALISILSEKYISVPELQGDGTDTGDNIVFAKPGFSIIATANSRDRGVNDLSSALKRRFNFVRIPVVTNKKSEAEIVRFRTEELLRRHAIDLDVPPTLLDVLLQSFADLRASAVAAGSDDEKLESSLSTAEQIGVLEDAVLHSNFFGERTLTARTLASSLVGSLARRDPEDLAIFNKYLHGVVEPRSKQEGGSWPEFLDGGRDTIATLS comes from the coding sequence ATGTCCGACGTGTTGCGTGCCCCCGCCGAGACCAAGTACGCCGAGGAGCTCGACTGGCTGGAGTCGATCGACGACAGCCCCAAGCCGTTCTCCTGGCGGCTCTCCCCGAAGATGGTCCGGCTGTTCGTCCTGGGCTCCGAACGCGCCGACGGCCTGGACCGGGAGATCCCACAGAAGTGGTTCGGCGACCGGAGCTTCGTGGAACGCTCGATCGTCACCCTCGCCTCCGACCGGGGCCTGCTCCTGATAGGGGACCCCGGCACCGGGAAGAGCTGGCTGGCCGAGCTGCTGTCCGCCGCGATCTCCCGCAACTCCACGCTGGTGGTGCAGGGCACGGCCGGCACCACCGAGGACCACATCAAGTACGCATGGAACGTGTCCATGGTCATCGCCAAGGGGCAGTCGCGTGAGTCGATGATCCCGTCGCCGATCATGACCGCGATGGAGACGGGTGCCATCGGCCGCTTCGAGGAACTGACCCGTTCCACCAGCGACGTCCAGGACGCGCTGATCTCGATCCTCTCGGAGAAGTACATCTCGGTCCCCGAGTTGCAGGGCGACGGCACGGACACGGGCGACAACATCGTCTTCGCCAAGCCCGGCTTCTCGATCATCGCGACCGCCAACAGCCGCGACCGGGGTGTGAACGACCTGTCGTCCGCGCTGAAGCGCCGCTTCAACTTCGTGCGCATCCCGGTCGTGACGAACAAGAAGAGCGAGGCGGAGATCGTCCGCTTCCGCACCGAGGAACTGCTGCGGCGGCACGCGATCGACCTGGACGTGCCGCCGACGCTCCTGGACGTCCTGCTCCAGAGCTTCGCCGATCTGCGGGCCTCGGCCGTGGCCGCGGGCAGCGACGACGAGAAGCTGGAGTCCTCGCTGTCGACGGCGGAGCAGATCGGTGTGCTGGAGGACGCCGTCCTGCACAGCAACTTCTTCGGCGAGCGCACGCTGACCGCCCGGACCCTCGCCTCCTCGCTCGTCGGCTCCCTCGCCCGGCGCGACCCCGAGGACCTGGCCATCTTCAACAAGTACCTGCACGGTGTCGTCGAGCCGCGCAGCAAGCAGGAGGGCGGCTCCTGGCCGGAGTTCCTGGACGGCGGCCGCGACACGATCGCCACGCTGTCATGA
- a CDS encoding DUF5682 family protein, translating into MTGSPQNAPGRAPSANGSAPASTSAGQASFAALREQLHEAATAFADGPGALEGILLGMVDDVDRAVREPLEIFPVCHHSPASALAMARRLREKQPKVVYLELCEDMAPLLGELRNCRLPVAVQAFASDVDGFPAEWAPLSVVAPVTEASAEYQAIAYALDTPGVELVLVDRSSDHVFQWDGRHGERASQEASAAADGGPEPEAELHGEAVGVGIGDLRPRFAELEEHLLRHGKVRHWSEWWHQYVEVPLGDSDHEAYRQVMFLVGSLFRRLAPGDGDRVRVDEDRERYMWTRIREHLAAGEADPEDCLYVCGAFHAASRVEEFGVAGGGTFTISPRSATTWQHGLIPSSHAAIEAQFGLAPGSVSIAATQWAKNLKRTRVQPYRLAGQDGAKKPRATKKAAPAVAAPPPEAADDRLSGFLRRPPVLDTLDEAELLGWSVDIVRAARRSGYQASTADAIAVFETSILLAGMRDRARPTPYDFQDAAVTCIEKDAVPGRRDVRRLVEIMMGGDRTGRVGYDALPPLARDVHDRLAPLELKLQQRGVRRALLDLNSRPELAACSDVLWMLRRLMPHGAARPIMGERRLGERSLQESWDLALGTHQRALIELGYEGVSIEQVLEQRLRRDAYGPRATTAGVLAAVEDATLYVGGRRLADELGARALEVLAAERTVDGAPEVLRRVRALLAYYRTAEPVLPPWVESFVKAGYAHYCTLLPTAFTDEDATVGQVAAMLGFLFSMEGLALSLGCDRAQLELAVAQSRPTDPERTALLWAAQVQLGALSRAGLRERCGALLANPLVVPAYPRYLSGFVHALVPVPGLSDVVVEAVSNAFGRLPDPVLLPWLPSLITTLRAGAADLAPVLIREAGRVFPARLAALDTWVPPWREAPEGDAPDGGVRAAGAGGRGAALLFAHPGTLDAVAELLGCDGTWADPDGDPSGPAGAALTSRHPDSAIAWESLLPGA; encoded by the coding sequence ATGACCGGGTCTCCTCAGAACGCGCCCGGCCGGGCACCTTCCGCCAACGGGTCCGCCCCCGCGTCGACCAGCGCCGGGCAGGCGTCCTTCGCGGCGCTGCGCGAGCAGTTGCACGAGGCCGCGACCGCCTTCGCCGACGGTCCCGGCGCCCTGGAGGGCATCCTCCTCGGCATGGTCGACGACGTGGACCGGGCGGTGCGCGAGCCGCTGGAGATCTTCCCGGTCTGTCATCACTCACCCGCCTCCGCGCTCGCCATGGCCCGCCGACTGCGCGAGAAGCAGCCCAAGGTCGTGTATCTGGAGCTGTGCGAGGACATGGCGCCGCTCCTGGGCGAGCTGCGCAACTGCCGCCTTCCGGTGGCGGTCCAGGCCTTCGCGAGCGACGTCGACGGGTTCCCCGCCGAGTGGGCGCCGCTGTCGGTCGTCGCCCCGGTCACCGAGGCGTCCGCCGAGTACCAGGCCATCGCGTACGCGCTGGACACCCCCGGTGTCGAGCTGGTCCTCGTCGACCGGTCCTCGGACCATGTCTTCCAGTGGGACGGCCGCCACGGCGAGCGCGCTTCGCAGGAGGCGTCCGCCGCGGCGGACGGGGGGCCGGAGCCCGAAGCCGAGCTGCACGGTGAGGCGGTCGGCGTGGGGATCGGCGACCTGCGGCCCCGCTTCGCCGAGCTGGAGGAGCATCTGCTGCGCCACGGCAAGGTGCGGCACTGGTCGGAGTGGTGGCACCAGTACGTCGAGGTGCCGCTCGGCGACAGCGATCATGAGGCCTACCGCCAGGTGATGTTCCTCGTCGGCAGCCTGTTCCGGCGGCTCGCCCCCGGCGACGGGGACCGGGTCCGGGTGGACGAGGACCGTGAACGGTACATGTGGACCCGGATCCGCGAGCATCTGGCGGCCGGGGAGGCGGACCCGGAGGACTGCCTGTATGTGTGCGGCGCCTTCCACGCGGCGAGCCGGGTCGAGGAGTTCGGGGTGGCGGGCGGAGGAACGTTCACCATCTCCCCCCGGTCCGCCACCACCTGGCAGCACGGGCTGATCCCGTCCAGCCACGCGGCGATCGAGGCGCAGTTCGGGCTGGCCCCGGGATCGGTGTCGATCGCCGCGACGCAGTGGGCGAAGAACCTCAAGCGCACCCGGGTACAGCCCTACCGGCTGGCCGGGCAGGACGGCGCGAAGAAGCCCCGCGCGACGAAGAAGGCCGCCCCCGCCGTGGCCGCTCCCCCGCCGGAGGCGGCCGACGACCGGCTCTCCGGGTTCCTGCGGCGGCCACCGGTCCTCGACACGCTGGACGAGGCCGAACTGCTGGGCTGGTCGGTCGACATCGTGCGCGCGGCACGGCGCAGCGGCTATCAGGCGTCGACCGCCGACGCCATCGCGGTGTTCGAGACGTCGATCCTGCTCGCCGGGATGCGGGACCGGGCCAGACCCACCCCGTACGACTTCCAGGACGCGGCGGTCACCTGCATCGAGAAGGACGCGGTGCCGGGCCGGCGCGATGTGCGGCGCCTCGTCGAGATCATGATGGGCGGCGACCGGACCGGCCGGGTCGGTTACGACGCGCTGCCGCCGCTGGCCCGCGATGTGCACGACCGGCTCGCCCCGCTGGAGCTGAAGCTCCAGCAGCGGGGAGTGCGGCGTGCCCTGCTGGACCTGAACTCCCGCCCGGAGCTGGCGGCCTGCTCGGACGTGCTGTGGATGCTGCGCCGGCTGATGCCGCACGGCGCGGCACGGCCGATCATGGGTGAGCGCCGGCTCGGCGAGCGGTCGCTCCAGGAGTCGTGGGACCTGGCGCTGGGCACTCATCAGCGGGCACTCATCGAGCTCGGGTACGAGGGCGTGAGCATCGAGCAGGTCCTCGAACAGCGGCTGCGCCGCGATGCGTACGGGCCGCGGGCGACGACGGCGGGCGTCCTCGCCGCCGTCGAGGACGCCACGCTGTATGTCGGCGGCCGGCGGCTCGCCGACGAGCTGGGCGCCCGTGCCCTGGAGGTCCTCGCCGCCGAGCGGACGGTGGACGGAGCCCCGGAGGTGCTGCGCCGGGTGCGGGCGCTGCTGGCGTACTACCGGACCGCCGAGCCGGTGCTGCCGCCGTGGGTGGAGTCGTTCGTCAAGGCCGGCTACGCGCACTACTGCACCTTGCTGCCGACCGCGTTCACCGACGAGGACGCGACCGTGGGACAGGTGGCGGCGATGCTGGGCTTCCTGTTCAGCATGGAGGGTCTCGCGTTGTCCCTGGGCTGCGACCGGGCCCAGCTGGAGCTGGCCGTCGCCCAGTCCCGCCCCACGGACCCGGAGCGGACCGCGCTCCTGTGGGCGGCGCAGGTGCAGCTCGGCGCCCTGTCGCGGGCCGGTCTGCGGGAGCGCTGCGGCGCGTTGCTGGCCAACCCGCTGGTGGTGCCCGCCTATCCGCGCTATCTGAGCGGCTTCGTGCACGCGTTGGTGCCGGTGCCGGGGCTGTCGGACGTGGTGGTGGAGGCCGTGTCCAACGCGTTCGGGCGGCTGCCGGACCCGGTTCTGCTGCCGTGGCTGCCGAGTCTGATCACGACCCTGCGTGCCGGAGCCGCGGATCTGGCCCCGGTGCTGATCCGGGAAGCGGGGCGCGTCTTCCCGGCCCGGCTCGCGGCACTGGACACGTGGGTGCCGCCGTGGCGGGAGGCGCCGGAGGGGGACGCGCCGGACGGCGGGGTACGGGCGGCCGGCGCCGGGGGCCGTGGCGCCGCTCTGCTCTTCGCACACCCGGGGACGCTGGACGCGGTCGCGGAGCTGCTGGGCTGCGACGGCACGTGGGCCGATCCCGACGGGGACCCCTCGGGCCCGGCCGGTGCGGCGCTGACGTCGCGTCACCCTGATTCCGCGATCGCGTGGGAGTCGCTGCTCCCGGGCGCGTGA
- a CDS encoding SDR family oxidoreductase → MGSLTGKVALVTGASRGIGRAIARRLARDGALVAVHYGMRAEAAREVVAGITHTGGRAFAVGSLLGVPGDVETLYEAFRAGMADRGEEPALDILVNNAGVSGSGRIGDASPEVFDRLFAVNVKAPLFLIQQGLALMRDRGRIINISSAAAHRSFPESVTYAMTKGALETLTLAVAKEVAERGITANTVVPGFVETDMNARRRETPEAAAVLAAHSVFGRLGQPSDIADVVAFLASEDSRWVTGQSIDATGGIGL, encoded by the coding sequence ATGGGTTCGCTGACGGGAAAAGTCGCCCTGGTCACGGGCGCCAGCCGGGGAATCGGCCGGGCGATCGCCCGGCGGCTCGCACGCGACGGCGCCTTGGTCGCCGTTCACTACGGCATGCGGGCGGAGGCGGCCCGGGAAGTGGTCGCGGGGATCACGCACACGGGCGGACGGGCTTTCGCGGTGGGATCCCTGCTGGGGGTGCCGGGAGACGTCGAAACCCTGTACGAGGCGTTCCGGGCGGGAATGGCGGACCGGGGAGAGGAACCGGCGCTGGACATTCTGGTCAACAACGCCGGTGTGAGCGGATCGGGGCGCATAGGCGACGCCTCGCCGGAAGTCTTCGACCGCCTGTTCGCGGTGAACGTGAAAGCGCCGCTCTTCCTCATCCAGCAGGGTCTGGCCCTGATGCGTGACCGAGGCCGGATCATCAACATCTCGTCGGCCGCCGCCCACCGCTCCTTTCCGGAGTCCGTGACCTACGCCATGACCAAGGGGGCGCTGGAGACGCTGACGCTTGCGGTGGCAAAGGAAGTGGCGGAGCGCGGCATCACGGCGAACACCGTGGTGCCCGGCTTCGTGGAGACCGACATGAACGCCCGGCGACGTGAGACGCCGGAGGCCGCGGCGGTTCTGGCCGCGCACTCCGTTTTCGGCCGCCTGGGCCAGCCGTCCGACATCGCCGACGTCGTGGCCTTCCTCGCCTCGGAGGACTCCCGCTGGGTCACCGGACAGAGCATCGACGCCACGGGCGGCATCGGGCTCTGA
- a CDS encoding SIS domain-containing protein — MTHVAQELASQPDCWQVAAGMADGLAHRLPAAGERIAVVGCGTSFFMAQAYAALREGSGQGETDAFAASEFPAGRPYDRVVALSRSGTTTEVIGLLGRIGDTTRRTVVIGDPDTPMAALADDTIVLEFADEKSVVQTRFATSALTLLRAHLGLHSDAVVEDAQVALAEPLPAGLVECSQFTFLGQGWSVGLANEAALKMREAALAWTEAYPAMEYRHGPISISTRSTATWMLGQAPSGLMDEVHATGARWVAGGLDPLAELVRVQRLALAVANARGLDPDRPRHLTRSVILSSTA; from the coding sequence ATGACGCACGTGGCTCAGGAGCTGGCCAGCCAGCCCGACTGCTGGCAGGTCGCCGCCGGTATGGCGGACGGACTGGCCCACCGGCTTCCGGCCGCGGGCGAGCGCATCGCCGTGGTCGGCTGCGGGACCTCGTTCTTCATGGCCCAGGCCTACGCCGCCCTTCGGGAGGGCAGCGGCCAGGGCGAGACCGACGCCTTCGCCGCCTCGGAGTTCCCGGCCGGACGGCCCTACGACCGGGTGGTGGCCCTGAGCCGCTCCGGCACCACGACGGAGGTGATCGGACTCCTGGGCCGGATCGGTGACACGACCCGTCGCACGGTGGTCATCGGCGACCCCGACACCCCGATGGCCGCGCTGGCCGACGACACGATCGTGCTCGAGTTCGCCGACGAGAAGTCCGTCGTGCAGACCCGCTTCGCGACATCCGCGCTGACCCTCCTCCGGGCCCATCTGGGTCTGCACAGCGACGCGGTCGTCGAGGACGCCCAGGTCGCGCTCGCCGAGCCGCTGCCCGCCGGTCTGGTGGAGTGCAGCCAGTTCACCTTCCTCGGGCAGGGGTGGAGCGTGGGGCTCGCCAACGAGGCGGCGCTGAAGATGCGCGAGGCCGCGCTCGCCTGGACCGAGGCGTACCCGGCGATGGAGTACCGGCACGGTCCGATCAGCATCTCCACCCGCTCCACCGCGACCTGGATGCTCGGTCAGGCCCCCTCCGGGCTGATGGACGAGGTGCACGCGACCGGCGCCCGCTGGGTGGCCGGGGGCCTCGACCCGCTGGCGGAGCTGGTCCGGGTGCAGCGGCTGGCACTAGCCGTCGCGAACGCGCGCGGCCTCGACCCGGACCGGCCGCGCCACCTCACCCGCTCGGTCATCCTCAGCAGCACGGCCTGA
- a CDS encoding class II fructose-bisphosphate aldolase encodes MSLAATGDLIAEAAAQHRAVAAFNVITLEHAEAIAEGAETAGSPVILQISENAVAYHRGRPRPIARAAAEIADQAAVPVSLHLDHVQSPELLHRAADCGFSSAMFDAARLPYTENLAATRAAVVWAHERGLWLEAELGQVGGKNGEPPLNAHAPGARTDPDEARSFVEATGVDALAVAVGTSHAMTSRDAVIDHGLLGGLRAAVPVPLVLHGSSGASDEELARAVAGGIRKVNIGTALNIAMTGAIRERLAQDDRGVDPRRYLADGRDAMARTVARLMAVLATGRAHAA; translated from the coding sequence ATGTCCCTCGCAGCCACCGGCGATCTGATCGCCGAGGCCGCCGCACAGCACCGTGCGGTCGCCGCGTTCAACGTCATCACCCTGGAGCACGCGGAGGCCATCGCCGAGGGGGCGGAGACGGCGGGATCGCCGGTGATCCTGCAGATCAGCGAGAACGCCGTCGCCTATCACCGGGGCCGGCCGCGGCCGATCGCGCGCGCCGCGGCGGAGATCGCGGACCAGGCAGCCGTCCCCGTCTCCCTGCACCTCGACCATGTGCAGTCGCCGGAGCTGCTGCACCGGGCGGCGGACTGCGGGTTCAGTTCGGCGATGTTCGACGCGGCGCGGCTGCCGTACACGGAGAATCTGGCGGCCACCCGCGCCGCCGTCGTCTGGGCGCACGAGCGGGGCCTGTGGCTGGAGGCCGAGCTCGGTCAGGTCGGCGGGAAGAACGGGGAGCCGCCCCTGAACGCCCATGCGCCCGGGGCCCGTACGGATCCCGACGAGGCGCGGTCGTTCGTCGAGGCCACCGGGGTCGACGCGCTGGCGGTGGCGGTCGGCACCTCGCACGCCATGACGTCGCGGGACGCCGTCATCGACCACGGCCTGCTGGGCGGCCTGCGTGCGGCGGTGCCGGTTCCGCTGGTGCTGCACGGTTCGTCCGGGGCCTCCGACGAGGAGCTGGCGCGCGCCGTGGCGGGCGGGATCCGCAAGGTGAACATCGGGACAGCGCTGAACATCGCGATGACCGGAGCGATACGGGAGCGGCTGGCCCAGGACGACCGGGGCGTGGACCCGCGCCGGTATCTGGCGGACGGCCGGGACGCGATGGCCCGCACGGTGGCCCGGCTGATGGCGGTGCTGGCCACGGGGCGGGCGCACGCCGCGTGA
- a CDS encoding hydroxyacid dehydrogenase, with amino-acid sequence MTPSATPRVTRPRTVLAMSGETRAAVLAPAALDRLVRVADLDPALLVTDFGADDPAQRTTLHEAEVLFTGWGCPRLDPAALRAMPRLRAVVHAAGSVKHHITQDVWDRGITVSTAAAANAFPVAEYTVAAILFANKNILESARVYREARSRVNVLRRFPGAGNYRRTVGIVGASRIGRRVIELLRPYDLRVLVHDPYLDDADARALGVERAGLDALAAGSDVVTIHAPELPATRHLFDASRLALMRDGATLVNTARGSLVDTDALVKEVVTGRLHAVLDHTEPEVLPADSPLYDLPNVLLTPHIAGSQGGELHRLADAAVDELERYAHGLPFAHAVDPRTLHQQA; translated from the coding sequence GTGACCCCCTCCGCCACGCCCCGGGTGACCCGCCCCCGCACCGTCCTCGCGATGAGCGGCGAGACCCGGGCCGCGGTCCTCGCCCCCGCGGCCCTGGACCGGCTCGTGCGCGTCGCCGACCTCGATCCCGCACTCCTCGTCACCGATTTCGGCGCCGACGACCCCGCCCAGCGCACCACACTCCACGAGGCCGAGGTCCTGTTCACCGGCTGGGGCTGCCCCCGGCTCGACCCGGCCGCCCTGCGCGCCATGCCCCGGCTGCGCGCGGTCGTCCATGCCGCCGGCTCCGTCAAGCACCACATCACCCAGGACGTATGGGACCGGGGCATCACCGTGAGCACCGCCGCGGCGGCCAACGCCTTCCCGGTCGCCGAGTACACGGTCGCCGCGATCCTCTTCGCCAACAAGAACATCCTGGAGAGCGCCCGCGTCTACCGCGAAGCACGCTCCCGGGTGAACGTCCTCAGGCGGTTCCCCGGCGCCGGCAACTACCGCCGCACTGTCGGCATCGTCGGCGCCTCCCGCATCGGCCGCCGCGTCATCGAACTGCTGCGCCCCTACGACCTGCGCGTCCTGGTGCACGACCCGTACCTCGACGATGCCGACGCCCGCGCCCTTGGCGTGGAGCGCGCCGGACTCGACGCGCTGGCGGCCGGGAGCGACGTCGTCACCATCCACGCGCCCGAACTCCCTGCCACCCGACACCTGTTCGACGCCTCGCGCCTCGCGCTGATGCGGGACGGGGCGACTCTCGTCAACACCGCCCGCGGCTCCCTGGTGGACACCGATGCGCTGGTGAAGGAAGTGGTCACCGGACGCCTGCACGCCGTACTCGACCATACGGAACCAGAGGTCCTGCCCGCCGACTCGCCCCTGTACGACCTGCCGAACGTCCTGCTCACGCCGCACATCGCCGGCTCGCAGGGCGGCGAGCTCCACCGGCTGGCCGACGCCGCCGTCGACGAACTCGAACGGTACGCGCACGGCCTGCCCTTCGCCCATGCGGTGGACCCCCGCACCCTGCACCAGCAGGCCTGA
- a CDS encoding carbohydrate ABC transporter permease — MSIQTANRGAPTAAARGYGTARRTAPRPPTRRSRTGGLTSRVAVNAVLAVVAVYTLMPLTWLLIASTKSYRDLFATNPFSVGDFHLLANLNALIDHNDGIFVRWMLNSLLYTVVASLLSTLISVACGYAFDKYAFRGREKWFGVVLVGVLIPSTVVQLPLYLMASELGLVNTYWAVLIPGLVNPFGVYLARVFSEGYVPGEVLEAARVDGAGEIQTFAKVALPMLAPGFVTIFLFSFTASWNNFYGALMMLNDDRLYPVNLGLFMWNQNVYQQPELYPLVIIGSLVAVVPLIVAFLCLQRFWRSGLTAGAVK, encoded by the coding sequence ATGAGCATCCAGACAGCCAACCGCGGGGCACCGACCGCCGCCGCCCGGGGCTACGGGACCGCGCGCCGCACCGCACCCCGGCCGCCCACGCGCCGGAGCCGTACCGGCGGCCTCACCTCCCGGGTGGCGGTGAACGCCGTGCTCGCCGTCGTGGCCGTCTACACGCTGATGCCGCTGACCTGGCTCCTCATCGCCTCCACCAAGAGCTACCGGGACCTGTTCGCCACCAACCCGTTCAGCGTCGGCGACTTCCACCTCCTGGCCAACCTGAACGCCCTGATCGACCACAACGACGGCATCTTCGTCCGCTGGATGCTCAACAGCCTCCTCTACACCGTCGTCGCCTCCCTCCTCTCCACCCTGATCTCCGTCGCCTGCGGATACGCCTTCGACAAGTACGCCTTCCGCGGCCGGGAGAAGTGGTTCGGGGTCGTCCTCGTCGGCGTCCTCATCCCCTCGACCGTCGTCCAGCTCCCGCTCTACCTGATGGCCTCCGAACTGGGCCTCGTCAACACCTACTGGGCCGTCCTCATCCCCGGCCTCGTCAACCCCTTCGGCGTCTACCTGGCCCGCGTCTTCTCCGAGGGGTACGTGCCGGGCGAGGTCCTCGAAGCCGCCCGGGTCGACGGAGCCGGGGAGATACAGACCTTCGCCAAGGTCGCCCTGCCGATGCTCGCGCCCGGCTTCGTGACCATCTTCCTGTTCTCCTTCACCGCGAGCTGGAACAACTTCTACGGCGCGCTCATGATGCTCAACGACGACCGGCTCTACCCGGTCAACCTGGGCCTGTTCATGTGGAACCAGAACGTCTACCAGCAGCCGGAGCTCTACCCCCTGGTCATCATCGGCTCCCTCGTCGCCGTCGTCCCCCTGATCGTCGCCTTCCTCTGCCTCCAGCGCTTCTGGCGCTCGGGCCTCACCGCAGGAGCCGTCAAGTGA